In the genome of Anaerobranca californiensis DSM 14826, the window AAGACAGGTTCATATATTCCTCTTGTTTCATAGGCCGACCTTCAAATAAAGGTATAGTAATTATCCCCTGTTCCGTTTCTTTAAATACAAAGCCATGCTTTAACGCTTTTTTATTGAGTTCATCTATGATATCTTGGCTTTTTTGTTGATATTCCCGCAAAAGTTCATTTTTCTTAACCTCATAATCGGTTCCTGCAAAAATTACTGGTATATCGTTCCGTAAATTTTCTATGATATCTTCAATATCTTTTTTGAATTCTACACCTAGACCTGCTTTCAAATTTAATGCTTTAGGGCGGTCTGGGTTTTTGAAATTATATACATAAATCCAGTCATCGGGTATTGGCATTTTTTCTGCTAACATTTCAGTTATTGAATAAGAGTAACTACTTCTACCGGTACCACTTAATCCTGCTATATAAATGTTATATCCTTTTTTCTTAACTTTAAGTCCGAAGGTTAACGCCGATACTGCCCTTTCTTGACCAATAATCCCTTTTAAAGGTGTTAAATCTGCTGTTGTCTCAAAATCAAAAATCCCAATATCACAAAGACTTGTTAACTGTTCTGCTTTTAATCTATATTTCTCAACCATAATTGCCCTCCTCTCAAAGTTCCTATTGTTTATATATTTCTTGAAATTTTTAAAAATTCCTTTAAATGATTAAAATAAAAAGGAGTACCCCTTTTATTATTAAATGGGATACTCCTTTTTTATTATATGGTAGCACTTATTGCTAAAATCAACCCTTTAGCAATTAATTCTAAACTTGACAACATTCACCCCAATATTTAACTTTATTACGTCCTTCTTTTTTGCTTTATACATCATATCATCAGCTTTTTTAACTAAAGTATCAATACTATCCCCAGGCAAGTAATTTGCTACACCAAAACTAGCAGTTACCTTTTGGACATTTGGTATCTCCATTTCACTTAGTTTTAACCTTAATTCCTCTGCTAAAACTACAGCATTTTCCAAAGGTGTATCTGGTAAGAGAATTAAAAATTCTTCTCCTCCCCACCTAGCTAAAACATCGATCTTTCTAATTCTATTTTTAATCATTTCTGTCAATTTTTGTAAAACGAGATCTCCAGCGTCATGGCCAAAGGTATCATTTATATTTTTAAAGTGGTCAATATCTAACATTATCACTGAAAAGGTACTGTTGTTTCTCTTAACCCTCTCTAATTCTTCTGTTAATTTTTCAGTCATATATCTCCTGTTATAAGCCTTTGTCAATGAATCTGTTAATGATAAGTACATGAGCTTTTCTTCAATTTCTTTATATTTTGTGACATCAACGGCATAGTGAAGATACATCTCATCTTCTAAGGGAATCCACCAGATATTCCAAATTTTCCCCTGAATTTTTATTTCTTCATTTGCAGTTTCCCCTGTTTTTAAAACTTCGTCTCCTTTACAAAAATAGCATTTTGTCCCTGGTAGCGGTTGTCCTTTCTCTAGATACCATTCTTTGTGCCCTTGTGGTAAAAATTCCATCTTTTGAATACTTTCCCAACAAAAAGCCCCTTCTTCTGTTTTAAAAATATCTTTAGCAATTTTATTTTCAAGTAATATTTTTCTTTCCTTTGATACAAGCCATGCTGGAGAAGGTAAAGCATTTAACATCAACTGAACATATTTTTCCTTTTTCCTCTTTTCTTCTTCTGCCCTTACCTTTTCTGTTAAATCATTAACTAAAACTACCAATAACTTTTTGTCTAAATGTTTATTGATTTTTACTTTAACTTCCACAGGGTATTGGGAACCATCTTTTTTTTGATTATGCCCTTCAAAGACAACTTCCCTTTCTATACCTTGGATCAATAATCTTATTTTTTCTTTAATTTTATCAAAATCACTGTTTATATCTATTATTTTCATATTTTTTAATTCTTCTAGACTATAA includes:
- a CDS encoding GGDEF domain-containing response regulator, yielding MYNRKILLIEDSKLNIKILTDQLMDYGYLVENCISGEKAIEKIKEGFLPDLILMDIELKGRKDGIETAEEILKIHDLPILFLTSNTSKEILERIKRVKNYGYILKGTDIFILLSSIESAIRLAETSSEAKLYQDIYEHTLGEIYIINPDTLKIISANKAVRKNLGYSLEELKNMKIIDINSDFDKIKEKIRLLIQGIEREVVFEGHNQKKDGSQYPVEVKVKINKHLDKKLLVVLVNDLTEKVRAEEEKRKKEKYVQLMLNALPSPAWLVSKERKILLENKIAKDIFKTEEGAFCWESIQKMEFLPQGHKEWYLEKGQPLPGTKCYFCKGDEVLKTGETANEEIKIQGKIWNIWWIPLEDEMYLHYAVDVTKYKEIEEKLMYLSLTDSLTKAYNRRYMTEKLTEELERVKRNNSTFSVIMLDIDHFKNINDTFGHDAGDLVLQKLTEMIKNRIRKIDVLARWGGEEFLILLPDTPLENAVVLAEELRLKLSEMEIPNVQKVTASFGVANYLPGDSIDTLVKKADDMMYKAKKKDVIKLNIGVNVVKFRINC